In Vibrio sp. STUT-A11, a genomic segment contains:
- the pepA gene encoding leucyl aminopeptidase — protein MEFSVKSGSPEKQRSACIVVGVFEPRRLSPVAEQLDKISDGYISSLLRRGDLEGKPGQMLLLHQVPGVLSERVLLVGCGKERELGERQYKEIIQKTISTLNETGSMEAVCFLTELHVKGRDTYWKVRQAVEATKDGLYTFNQFKSVKPETRRPLRKLVFNVPTRRELSLGEKAITHGLAIASGVKASKDLGNMPPNVANPAYLASQARRLADDYETVTTKIIGEQEMEKLGMTSYLAVGRGSKNESMMSIIEYKGNPDSDAKPIVLVGKGLTFDSGGISLKPGEGMDEMKYDMCGAASVFGTMKALAKLNLPINVIGVLAGCENMPGSNAYRPGDILTTMSGQTVEVLNTDAEGRLVLCDALTYVERFEPDCVVDVATLTGACVIALGHHISGVISNHNPLSHELVNASEQASDRAWRLPMADEYHEQLKSPFADMQNIGGRPAGTITAGCFLSKFAKKYNWAHLDIAGTAWKSGAAKGSTGRPVSMLVQFLLNRSGQETEE, from the coding sequence ATGGAGTTCAGTGTAAAAAGTGGCAGTCCAGAGAAACAACGTAGCGCATGTATCGTTGTTGGTGTGTTTGAACCACGTCGCCTTTCTCCAGTAGCCGAACAACTTGATAAAATCAGTGACGGTTACATCAGTTCACTACTTCGTCGTGGTGATCTAGAGGGTAAACCAGGTCAGATGCTACTACTGCATCAAGTACCAGGAGTGTTGTCAGAACGCGTTTTACTTGTCGGTTGTGGTAAAGAACGTGAGCTTGGCGAGCGCCAGTACAAGGAAATCATTCAAAAGACGATCAGCACACTTAACGAAACAGGCTCTATGGAAGCCGTGTGTTTTCTGACTGAGCTGCACGTTAAAGGCCGCGACACTTACTGGAAAGTGCGCCAGGCGGTTGAAGCGACTAAAGATGGTCTGTACACATTTAACCAGTTCAAGAGCGTTAAACCAGAAACTCGCCGCCCACTGCGTAAGCTAGTTTTCAACGTACCAACGCGCCGTGAATTGAGCCTGGGTGAAAAAGCGATCACTCATGGTCTTGCTATTGCTTCTGGCGTCAAAGCGTCAAAAGACCTTGGCAACATGCCACCAAACGTAGCAAATCCAGCATACCTTGCGTCGCAAGCTCGTCGTCTAGCTGATGATTACGAAACCGTGACCACCAAAATCATTGGTGAGCAAGAAATGGAAAAACTGGGTATGACATCATACTTGGCGGTAGGTCGTGGTTCGAAGAACGAATCTATGATGTCAATCATCGAGTACAAGGGTAACCCTGACTCAGATGCAAAACCGATCGTACTGGTTGGTAAAGGCCTAACGTTCGATTCAGGCGGTATCTCACTAAAACCTGGTGAAGGTATGGATGAGATGAAGTACGACATGTGTGGTGCGGCATCTGTATTCGGTACAATGAAAGCGTTAGCGAAACTAAACCTGCCTATTAACGTGATTGGTGTTCTGGCTGGCTGTGAAAACATGCCGGGTAGCAACGCTTACCGTCCAGGTGATATTTTAACAACGATGTCTGGTCAAACCGTTGAAGTACTTAATACTGACGCGGAAGGCCGCTTGGTTCTATGTGACGCGCTAACTTATGTAGAGCGTTTCGAGCCAGATTGTGTGGTAGACGTTGCAACGCTAACGGGTGCTTGTGTTATCGCACTTGGTCACCACATCAGCGGCGTTATCTCGAACCACAACCCGCTATCTCATGAGCTGGTAAACGCTTCTGAGCAAGCAAGTGACCGCGCTTGGCGCCTACCTATGGCAGACGAGTATCACGAGCAGTTGAAGAGCCCATTTGCTGACATGCAAAACATCGGCGGTCGCCCTGCTGGTACTATCACTGCTGGTTGTTTCTTGTCAAAATTTGCCAAGAAGTACAACTGGGCACACTTAGACATCGCAGGTACTGCTTGGAAATCAGGTGCAGCGAAAGGCTCAACAGGCCGTCCTGTCTCAATGCTTGTCCAATTCCTTTTGAACCGCAGCGGCCAAGAGACAGAAGAATAA
- the arcA gene encoding arginine deiminase encodes MSKLYVGSEVGQLRRVLLNRPERALTHLTPSNCHELLFDDVLAVEAAGEEHDAFARTLRDQDVEVLLLHDLLVETLAVPEAKKWLLDTQISDFRYGPTFARDLRVYFAEMDNEHLASVLLGGLAYSELPIKSSSMLPKMRRPLDFVIEPLPNHLFTRDTSCWVYGGVSLNPMMMPARQRETNHLRAIYRWHPIFAGQDFIKYFGDEDLHYDNANVEGGDVLVIGKGAVLVGMSERTTAQGVENLAANLFKAGQATEVIAIDLPKHRSCMHLDTVMTHMDVDTFSVYPEIMRKDLDTWRLTPKGTDGEMNVEASHNYLHAIESALGLDQLKIITTGGDSYEAEREQWNDANNVLTVKPGVVIGYERNVYTNEKYDKAGIQVLTVPGNELGRGRGGARCMSCPIERDDI; translated from the coding sequence ATGAGTAAGCTGTACGTTGGATCAGAAGTTGGTCAACTAAGACGAGTTCTATTAAATCGCCCTGAGCGCGCCCTAACCCACTTAACACCATCTAACTGTCATGAGTTATTGTTTGATGATGTTCTTGCGGTAGAAGCGGCAGGTGAAGAGCATGATGCTTTCGCTCGTACTTTACGCGACCAAGATGTAGAAGTACTTCTACTTCACGATTTACTCGTCGAAACCCTCGCGGTTCCAGAAGCGAAAAAGTGGCTATTGGATACTCAGATTTCTGACTTCCGCTACGGCCCAACCTTTGCCCGCGATCTTCGTGTGTATTTTGCAGAAATGGACAATGAGCACCTAGCATCAGTCTTGCTGGGTGGGTTGGCCTACTCTGAGCTGCCAATCAAATCATCTTCTATGCTACCGAAGATGCGTCGCCCTCTAGACTTCGTTATTGAACCATTGCCAAACCATCTATTTACCCGCGATACATCTTGCTGGGTCTACGGCGGTGTTTCCCTAAACCCAATGATGATGCCTGCACGTCAACGCGAAACAAACCACTTGCGCGCCATTTATCGCTGGCACCCAATCTTTGCCGGCCAGGACTTCATTAAATACTTTGGCGATGAAGACCTACACTACGATAACGCTAACGTTGAAGGTGGTGACGTTCTGGTTATCGGTAAAGGCGCAGTTCTGGTAGGTATGTCTGAACGTACCACAGCGCAAGGTGTAGAAAACCTGGCTGCTAACCTGTTTAAAGCGGGTCAGGCAACAGAAGTGATTGCGATTGATCTCCCTAAACACCGTTCATGTATGCACCTGGATACGGTCATGACACACATGGACGTCGATACTTTTTCAGTCTACCCAGAGATCATGCGTAAAGATCTGGATACATGGCGTCTGACTCCGAAAGGCACTGACGGTGAAATGAATGTTGAAGCATCGCACAACTACCTGCATGCGATTGAATCAGCACTTGGCTTAGATCAGCTGAAAATAATCACAACCGGCGGTGACAGCTACGAAGCAGAGCGTGAACAGTGGAATGATGCCAACAACGTACTGACGGTGAAACCAGGTGTGGTGATTGGTTACGAACGTAACGTCTACACCAACGAGAAGTACGATAAAGCCGGCATTCAAGTATTGACGGTACCAGGTAACGAGTTAGGTCGTGGCCGTGGTGGTGCTCGCTGTATGAGCTGTCCAATCGAAAGAGACGATATCTAA
- a CDS encoding ornithine carbamoyltransferase — protein sequence MAFNLRNRNFLKLLDFSSKEIQFLLELSAELKKAKYAGTEQKTLQGKNIALIFEKSSTRTRCAFEVAAFDQGAQVSYIGPSGSQIGHKESMKDTARVLGRMYDGIEYRGFGQAIVEDLGAYAGVPVWNGLTDEFHPTQILADFLTMQEHGRGKQLHNITFAYLGDARNNMGNSLMVGAAKMGMDIRLIAPKAFWPEEELVATCQEIAQQTGAKITLTENVEEGVKGCDFLYTDVWVSMGESAEAWDERVALMKPYQINMDVIKQTGNPHVKFMHCLPAFHNDETTVGKEVAEKYGMKGLEVTEDVFESEYSIVFDEAENRMHTIKAVMVATLGS from the coding sequence ATGGCTTTCAATTTACGAAATCGCAACTTTTTGAAGCTATTAGATTTCTCAAGCAAAGAAATCCAGTTCTTGCTCGAACTGTCTGCAGAGCTGAAAAAAGCCAAATATGCAGGAACAGAGCAGAAGACACTCCAAGGTAAAAATATCGCACTCATCTTTGAGAAATCTTCTACTCGAACCCGATGTGCGTTCGAAGTTGCGGCTTTTGATCAGGGCGCTCAAGTCTCTTACATTGGTCCTTCTGGATCTCAAATTGGCCATAAAGAATCGATGAAAGATACCGCGCGCGTATTGGGCCGTATGTATGATGGTATCGAATACCGTGGTTTTGGTCAGGCGATCGTGGAAGATCTTGGTGCTTATGCTGGTGTACCGGTATGGAATGGTCTAACGGATGAATTCCATCCGACGCAAATCCTCGCAGACTTCCTAACCATGCAAGAGCATGGACGTGGAAAGCAACTGCATAACATCACTTTTGCCTACTTAGGTGACGCTCGCAATAACATGGGTAACTCACTGATGGTCGGTGCGGCTAAAATGGGCATGGATATTCGTTTGATTGCGCCAAAAGCATTCTGGCCGGAAGAAGAGCTTGTTGCCACATGTCAGGAAATTGCGCAGCAAACAGGTGCTAAGATCACGCTAACCGAAAACGTTGAAGAAGGCGTTAAGGGCTGTGATTTCTTGTATACCGATGTTTGGGTATCGATGGGTGAATCTGCAGAAGCTTGGGATGAACGTGTTGCCCTAATGAAGCCTTACCAAATCAATATGGATGTGATTAAACAGACCGGCAATCCGCATGTGAAGTTTATGCACTGTCTACCTGCGTTCCACAATGATGAAACCACCGTTGGTAAAGAAGTGGCTGAGAAATACGGCATGAAAGGTTTGGAAGTGACAGAAGACGTGTTTGAGTCTGAATATTCTATCGTCTTCGATGAAGCAGAAAACCGCATGCACACGATCAAAGCCGTGATGGTGGCAACGCTGGGAAGTTAA
- the pyrB gene encoding aspartate carbamoyltransferase, translated as MANSLYQKHIISIPELSREELELIVATAGSLKKEPQPELIKNKVVASCFFEPSTRTRLSFETAIQRVGGDVIGFDNDGNTSLAKKGETLSDSVQVISSYVDAFVMRHPQEGAARLASEFSNGVPVINAGDGANQHPTQTLLDLYTIAETQGRLDNLNVAFVGDLKYGRTVHSLTQALAKFNNVRFFFVAPEALAMPDYLCEELDEAGIEYSLHTDMETVIPDLDILYMTRVQKERFDESEYAHIKSAYILTAAMLEGARENLKVLHPLPRVDEITTDVDKTPHAYYFQQAQNGVYARQALLALVLNETL; from the coding sequence ATGGCGAACTCGCTTTACCAGAAGCACATCATCTCTATTCCAGAGCTTTCACGTGAAGAGCTGGAACTTATTGTCGCAACAGCAGGTAGCCTGAAAAAGGAACCTCAACCAGAACTGATTAAAAATAAAGTCGTTGCGAGCTGTTTCTTTGAGCCATCAACACGCACACGCCTGTCGTTTGAGACAGCAATTCAACGCGTGGGCGGTGACGTCATTGGTTTTGATAATGATGGAAATACTTCTCTGGCGAAGAAAGGCGAAACGCTTTCTGATTCTGTGCAAGTTATTTCTTCGTATGTAGACGCTTTTGTTATGCGCCACCCTCAGGAAGGCGCGGCACGTCTGGCTTCTGAGTTTTCAAACGGCGTACCGGTGATTAACGCTGGTGACGGTGCAAACCAGCATCCAACTCAAACTCTGCTAGACCTTTATACCATCGCAGAAACGCAAGGCCGCTTAGATAACCTTAATGTGGCTTTCGTTGGTGACTTAAAATACGGCCGCACCGTACACTCACTGACTCAGGCTCTGGCGAAGTTCAATAATGTTCGCTTCTTCTTTGTTGCTCCAGAAGCACTGGCGATGCCTGACTACCTCTGTGAAGAACTCGATGAAGCTGGCATTGAATACAGCCTGCATACCGACATGGAAACCGTCATTCCTGATCTAGACATCCTGTACATGACCCGCGTACAGAAAGAGCGTTTTGATGAGTCAGAATACGCACACATCAAATCAGCTTATATCCTGACAGCAGCAATGCTAGAAGGCGCGCGTGAAAATCTAAAAGTACTACACCCACTACCACGAGTGGATGAAATCACCACTGACGTTGATAAAACGCCACACGCTTACTACTTCCAGCAAGCTCAGAACGGTGTCTACGCCCGTCAGGCATTGTTGGCACTGGTTCTAAACGAAACACTGTAA
- a CDS encoding DNA polymerase III subunit chi, giving the protein MQTATFYIIKEDSPQAQPTGFEEYVVFLAQHFARQGAKVYLNCNDKMHAEQLAEAFWQIDADKFMAHNLVGEGPKYATNIEIGHHGVKPSWNRQLVINLAENETTFANKFAQVVDFVPCEEKAKQLARERYKIYRQAGYQLQTIEIQYP; this is encoded by the coding sequence ATGCAAACCGCAACTTTCTACATCATCAAAGAAGACAGCCCACAAGCGCAGCCCACAGGCTTTGAAGAGTACGTGGTATTTTTGGCTCAGCACTTTGCCCGCCAAGGCGCTAAAGTATATCTGAACTGCAACGACAAAATGCATGCCGAGCAGCTCGCTGAAGCTTTCTGGCAAATTGATGCTGACAAGTTCATGGCACACAATCTCGTAGGTGAAGGCCCTAAATACGCCACCAACATTGAAATTGGCCATCATGGTGTAAAGCCGTCTTGGAATCGCCAATTAGTAATTAATTTGGCGGAAAATGAGACAACCTTTGCGAACAAGTTTGCTCAAGTGGTAGACTTCGTGCCCTGCGAAGAAAAAGCTAAACAGCTCGCAAGAGAAAGATATAAAATTTACCGACAAGCAGGCTACCAACTGCAGACGATAGAAATTCAATATCCTTAA
- the lptF gene encoding LPS export ABC transporter permease LptF, translating into MIIVRYLIRETLKSQFAIFFVLFLVFLSQKFISVLADASDGDIPAGLIFSIVGLNMPAMGLLMLPLSLYIGILITFGRLYAESEIVVMNATGIGNKFLVQAALYLALITSAVAAFNALWLSPWSQERVEQLYEQVAAENSVDLLQKGQFQGTPDGSSVVFIDDIKDNTLSNVFVAQMRPRDSVLPSVMFSSSGEVKELSDGRQIITMKEGTRYEGVPTRVEYMITKFDEYEGVIGQREVKKKGRDWEAYPTADLIGHPDPEAQAELQWRISLFVCIPLLTMLVIPLSAVNPRQGRFAKMGPAILIYLAYFLAISATKSALEDGSIPTNVGMWPINAMLLIVAILANMMDSVPARRMKEKFRKKRLA; encoded by the coding sequence GTGATTATTGTTAGATATTTGATCCGCGAAACACTCAAGAGTCAATTTGCGATCTTTTTCGTACTTTTTTTGGTGTTTCTGAGCCAAAAGTTCATCAGTGTTCTCGCAGACGCTTCTGACGGGGATATTCCGGCTGGATTGATCTTCTCGATTGTTGGTTTGAACATGCCAGCAATGGGCTTATTGATGCTGCCGTTGAGTTTGTATATCGGCATATTGATCACTTTTGGTCGTCTGTATGCGGAGAGTGAAATTGTTGTTATGAATGCGACGGGGATCGGAAACAAGTTTTTGGTGCAAGCGGCACTTTACTTGGCTCTGATTACTTCTGCTGTAGCGGCATTTAACGCGCTTTGGTTATCACCATGGTCGCAAGAAAGAGTGGAACAGCTCTACGAGCAGGTTGCGGCTGAAAATAGCGTCGACCTTCTTCAAAAAGGCCAGTTCCAGGGTACGCCAGATGGATCTTCTGTGGTGTTCATCGACGATATTAAAGATAACACGCTGAGTAATGTGTTTGTCGCCCAAATGCGCCCTCGAGATTCTGTTCTGCCTAGCGTGATGTTTTCTTCTTCTGGTGAAGTGAAAGAGCTGTCAGATGGACGACAGATCATCACGATGAAAGAAGGCACGCGCTATGAAGGTGTGCCCACTCGCGTGGAATATATGATCACTAAGTTCGATGAGTACGAAGGGGTGATTGGTCAGCGTGAAGTGAAAAAGAAAGGCAGGGACTGGGAAGCTTACCCAACGGCCGATTTAATTGGTCACCCGGACCCTGAAGCGCAAGCTGAGCTGCAATGGCGAATTTCACTGTTTGTGTGTATTCCATTACTCACGATGTTGGTTATTCCTTTGTCTGCAGTTAACCCGCGTCAGGGGCGATTCGCCAAAATGGGCCCGGCGATTCTGATTTATTTGGCTTATTTCCTGGCGATCAGCGCAACGAAATCGGCACTGGAAGATGGCTCTATACCGACAAACGTTGGAATGTGGCCAATCAATGCGATGTTACTGATAGTCGCTATTTTGGCTAACATGATGGACAGCGTTCCAGCTCGACGAATGAAAGAAAAATTCCGCAAGAAGAGGCTAGCGTAA
- a CDS encoding DUF2061 domain-containing protein has product MKKTLTFASLHFTIAFSVAYVLTGDILIGSLIAMIEPSVNTVAFYFHEKAWARIPALKARQSMTKLKTASFATVHFSVAFTVVYILTGDAFIGGVMAMLEPSINTVAYYFHEKVWLRKSANQTPSSHFGLHRHA; this is encoded by the coding sequence ATGAAAAAGACACTAACTTTCGCATCACTACATTTTACTATCGCCTTTAGTGTCGCTTACGTACTGACTGGCGACATCTTAATTGGTAGCTTAATTGCCATGATTGAGCCATCAGTCAATACGGTAGCTTTCTACTTTCATGAAAAAGCATGGGCTCGTATTCCTGCTCTTAAAGCTCGTCAGTCAATGACCAAACTAAAAACCGCCAGCTTCGCAACCGTGCACTTTAGCGTTGCCTTCACTGTGGTTTACATACTCACTGGTGATGCGTTTATCGGTGGAGTCATGGCGATGCTAGAGCCATCTATAAACACGGTGGCGTACTACTTCCATGAGAAAGTTTGGTTACGTAAATCTGCAAACCAAACACCTTCATCTCACTTTGGTTTGCATCGACATGCCTAA
- a CDS encoding valine--tRNA ligase, translating into MEKTYNPTSIEQALYQTWEEKGYFKPHGDTTKESYSIMIPPPNVTGSLHMGHAFQDTIMDTLIRCERMKGKNTLWQVGTDHAGIATQMVVERKIAAEEGKTKNDYGREAFIDKIWEWKGESGGTITKQLRRLGTSVDWDRERFTMDDGLSNSVQEVFVRLYEDDLIYRGKRLVNWDPKLHTAISDLEVENKDTKGNMWHFRYPLADGAKTADGKDYIVVATTRPETVLGDTGVAVNPEDPRYKDLIGKEIILPIVDRRIPIVGDEHADMEKGTGCVKITPAHDFNDYEVGKRHQLPMINILTFDANIRDAAEVFNTNGEASDAYSTELPAKYHGMERFAARKAVVAEFDELGLLEEVKDHDLQVPYGDRGGVVIEPMLTDQWYVRTAPLAKTAVEAVENGDIQFVPKQYENMYFSWMRDVQDWCISRQLWWGHRIPAWYDNQGNVYVGRTEEEVRSNNNLESVIELHQDEDVLDTWFSSALWTFGTQGWPEQTDDLKVFHPSDVLVTGFDIIFFWVARMIMMTMHFVKDEDGKPQVPFKTVYVTGLIRDENGDKMSKSKGNVLDPIDMIDGIDLESLVEKRTGNMMQPQLAKKIEKNTRKTFENGIEAYGTDALRFTLAAMASTGRDINWDMKRLEGYRNFCNKLWNASRYVMMNTEEQDCGFNGGDIEYSLADKWIESQFELAAKAFNNHIDNFRLDMASNTLYEFIWNQFCDWYLELTKPVLWKGTEAQQRGTRRTLITVLEKTLRLAHPVIPYITETIWQSIKPIVDGVEGTNSSESTIMLQALPQFDEANFHQEALDDIEWVKAFITSIRNLRAEYDINPGKPLDVMLKAASEEDASRLEASKQVLMSLAKLEAVRVLEAGEETPACATALVGKSELMIPMAGLIDKDAELTRLDGEIKKTHGEIKRIEGKLGNEGFVAKAPEAVVAKEREKLEGYKETLAKLEEQKTTIAAL; encoded by the coding sequence ATGGAAAAGACATATAACCCAACTTCAATCGAACAAGCTCTGTATCAGACTTGGGAAGAGAAAGGCTACTTCAAGCCACACGGTGACACTACTAAAGAATCATACAGCATCATGATCCCGCCACCGAACGTCACTGGTAGCCTACACATGGGCCACGCGTTCCAAGATACGATCATGGATACGCTTATCCGTTGTGAACGTATGAAGGGTAAAAACACCCTTTGGCAAGTAGGTACTGACCACGCTGGTATCGCAACTCAGATGGTTGTTGAGCGCAAGATCGCGGCAGAAGAAGGCAAAACCAAAAACGATTACGGTCGTGAAGCTTTCATTGACAAAATCTGGGAATGGAAAGGTGAATCTGGTGGCACCATCACTAAACAGCTACGTCGTCTTGGCACGTCAGTAGACTGGGATCGTGAACGCTTTACGATGGATGATGGCCTGTCTAACTCGGTACAGGAAGTTTTTGTTCGTCTGTACGAAGATGACTTAATCTACCGTGGTAAGCGTCTGGTTAACTGGGATCCAAAGCTACACACAGCAATCTCAGATCTAGAAGTAGAAAACAAAGACACTAAAGGCAACATGTGGCATTTCCGCTATCCACTAGCGGATGGTGCAAAAACGGCTGACGGTAAAGATTACATCGTCGTTGCAACCACTCGTCCGGAAACCGTACTTGGTGATACCGGTGTTGCTGTAAACCCAGAAGATCCACGTTACAAAGATCTTATCGGTAAAGAAATCATTCTTCCTATCGTTGACCGTCGCATCCCTATCGTGGGTGATGAGCACGCGGATATGGAGAAAGGCACTGGTTGTGTGAAAATCACACCTGCGCACGATTTCAATGACTACGAAGTTGGTAAGCGCCACCAGCTACCAATGATCAACATTCTGACTTTTGACGCCAACATCCGTGACGCAGCAGAAGTATTCAACACCAACGGCGAAGCAAGCGACGCATACAGCACAGAGCTTCCAGCTAAATACCATGGCATGGAGCGTTTTGCTGCGCGCAAAGCTGTCGTTGCTGAATTCGACGAGCTAGGCCTACTTGAAGAAGTGAAAGATCACGATCTACAAGTTCCTTACGGCGACCGCGGTGGCGTGGTTATCGAACCAATGCTAACTGACCAATGGTACGTACGTACTGCGCCTCTAGCGAAAACCGCGGTTGAAGCCGTTGAAAACGGCGACATCCAGTTCGTGCCTAAGCAATACGAAAACATGTACTTCTCTTGGATGCGTGACGTTCAAGACTGGTGTATCTCTCGTCAGCTATGGTGGGGCCACCGTATCCCAGCTTGGTACGACAACCAGGGCAATGTTTATGTAGGTCGCACTGAAGAAGAAGTTCGTAGCAACAACAACCTAGAGTCAGTGATTGAGCTGCACCAGGACGAAGACGTACTGGATACCTGGTTCTCTTCTGCTCTTTGGACGTTCGGCACGCAAGGTTGGCCAGAGCAAACTGACGATCTGAAAGTGTTCCACCCTTCAGACGTACTGGTAACAGGTTTCGACATCATCTTCTTCTGGGTTGCGCGCATGATCATGATGACCATGCACTTCGTGAAAGACGAAGACGGCAAGCCACAAGTACCTTTCAAAACCGTTTACGTTACCGGTCTGATCCGTGACGAAAACGGCGACAAGATGTCTAAGTCGAAAGGTAACGTGCTTGACCCAATCGACATGATCGATGGTATCGACCTAGAGTCTCTGGTTGAGAAGCGCACTGGCAACATGATGCAACCTCAGCTAGCGAAGAAGATCGAGAAAAACACGCGTAAGACGTTTGAAAACGGTATCGAAGCATACGGTACAGACGCACTGCGTTTCACCCTTGCAGCAATGGCATCAACAGGCCGCGATATCAACTGGGATATGAAGCGTCTTGAAGGTTACCGTAACTTCTGTAACAAACTATGGAACGCTAGCCGTTACGTAATGATGAACACAGAAGAGCAAGATTGTGGCTTCAACGGTGGTGACATTGAATACTCACTAGCGGACAAGTGGATCGAGTCTCAGTTTGAACTAGCAGCGAAAGCGTTCAACAACCATATCGACAACTTCCGTCTGGATATGGCGTCGAACACGCTTTACGAATTCATCTGGAACCAATTCTGTGACTGGTACCTGGAGCTAACGAAACCTGTTCTATGGAAAGGCACAGAAGCGCAGCAACGTGGTACTCGTCGTACGCTAATCACGGTTCTTGAGAAGACACTACGCCTGGCTCACCCAGTGATTCCTTACATCACAGAGACTATCTGGCAAAGCATCAAGCCTATTGTTGACGGTGTTGAAGGTACTAATTCATCAGAAAGCACTATCATGCTTCAAGCTCTACCTCAATTCGACGAAGCGAACTTCCATCAAGAAGCGCTAGACGACATCGAGTGGGTGAAAGCGTTCATTACCAGCATCCGTAACCTACGTGCTGAGTACGACATCAACCCGGGTAAACCGCTTGATGTGATGCTAAAAGCAGCAAGCGAAGAAGACGCGTCTCGTCTGGAAGCAAGCAAGCAAGTACTGATGTCTCTGGCCAAACTGGAAGCAGTACGTGTTCTTGAAGCTGGCGAAGAAACACCAGCGTGTGCAACAGCATTAGTTGGTAAATCTGAGCTGATGATCCCAATGGCGGGTCTGATCGACAAAGACGCAGAACTTACGCGTCTTGATGGCGAAATCAAGAAAACGCACGGCGAGATCAAGCGTATTGAAGGCAAACTTGGTAACGAAGGCTTCGTAGCGAAAGCACCTGAAGCGGTTGTTGCTAAAGAGCGTGAAAAGCTTGAAGGCTACAAAGAGACACTCGCTAAGCTAGAAGAGCAAAAAACCACGATTGCAGCGCTTTAA
- the rraB gene encoding ribonuclease E inhibitor RraB, which translates to MSHEDEYLSVEQLIEIQKEETRDIIAALLEDGSDPDSLYEIEHHLFAEDFDTLEKAVVEAFKMGFEVLEAEETEDEDGNKLLCCDATMESALDAEAIDAQVEKLVHLAEKYDIIYDGWGTYYEGEDALYSDEEDEDEE; encoded by the coding sequence ATGTCTCACGAAGATGAATATCTATCAGTAGAACAATTAATTGAGATTCAAAAGGAAGAGACTCGCGATATCATAGCTGCATTGTTAGAAGATGGCAGCGATCCAGATTCACTCTATGAAATTGAGCATCACCTGTTTGCAGAAGATTTCGATACGCTAGAAAAAGCGGTGGTTGAAGCATTTAAGATGGGCTTTGAAGTCCTTGAAGCAGAAGAAACAGAAGACGAAGACGGCAATAAACTACTTTGCTGCGATGCGACCATGGAGTCCGCACTCGATGCCGAAGCAATTGATGCTCAAGTTGAGAAGCTGGTTCACCTTGCTGAAAAGTACGATATTATTTATGACGGTTGGGGTACGTATTACGAGGGCGAAGACGCTCTATACTCTGACGAAGAAGATGAAGACGAAGAATAG